A single Methanolobus sp. ZRKC5 DNA region contains:
- a CDS encoding exonuclease SbcCD subunit D, producing MDEIRIVHTGDTHLGYRQYHSDVRRQDFFNAFSTVVDDAISMSVDAVVHAGDLFDSRNPTLDDILDAMGLFSKLKSAGISLLAIVGNHESKQSTQWLDLYSSLGLVIRLGTEPYRLGELALYGIDSVPKTKIPLFDYSIFDDKATDAKYNLFVMHQLVKPFAFGDWDIKEVIDSIPFDVHAVLLGDNHKQEITTVNDAWVTYCGSTERNSTSEREPRSYNIVTIGGTGIEISKRAIKTREFVFIPVNLTEDSDSHEDVFSAVMEHDIEEKVAFVEISGDVRVKLDFSEIEKFLLSRGALVPGIKDLRSGVDTLEDSSLKVSFSDPDDVVKEEIKKMDLTSGGLLLDDIIRDPRIVKTRVGDEAESKLGQLLENIDFTKYVPVNASYVLSDDAAMVVSESAMTEYGHAVETVTESEKKTSDDTLIDVVQKSDGSEKTDMPVSDNSNDIVPVKKSKETGATEKMDMSEDSVVVDDAEHSDKKQVKAKKTEPETVKPRQYNLGDYL from the coding sequence ATGGATGAAATAAGGATAGTCCACACAGGGGACACACATCTTGGATACCGGCAATATCATAGTGATGTACGCCGGCAGGATTTTTTCAATGCTTTTTCCACTGTGGTGGACGATGCTATTAGTATGAGCGTGGACGCTGTAGTACATGCAGGTGACCTGTTTGATTCCAGGAATCCCACACTTGATGATATTCTTGATGCCATGGGTCTGTTCTCAAAACTGAAAAGTGCAGGAATTTCGCTCCTTGCAATCGTTGGTAATCATGAGAGCAAACAGAGTACGCAGTGGCTTGACCTTTACAGCAGCCTTGGTCTTGTAATTCGTCTTGGTACAGAGCCTTACAGGCTGGGTGAGCTTGCCTTATATGGTATTGACAGTGTTCCAAAGACAAAGATACCCTTATTTGATTATTCCATATTTGATGACAAGGCAACCGATGCAAAGTATAACCTGTTTGTAATGCACCAGCTCGTAAAACCCTTCGCCTTTGGTGACTGGGACATAAAAGAGGTAATTGACTCTATTCCTTTTGATGTGCATGCAGTACTTCTTGGAGATAACCACAAGCAAGAAATAACCACAGTCAATGATGCATGGGTCACCTACTGTGGCAGTACCGAGAGGAACAGTACTTCAGAACGCGAACCACGCTCCTACAATATAGTCACCATCGGGGGAACTGGTATTGAGATAAGTAAGCGTGCAATTAAGACGCGTGAATTTGTATTCATACCTGTCAATCTCACGGAAGATTCGGATTCTCACGAGGATGTATTTTCCGCAGTAATGGAACATGACATTGAAGAGAAAGTTGCCTTCGTGGAAATATCAGGCGATGTCAGGGTAAAGCTGGATTTCAGTGAAATAGAGAAGTTCCTTTTGTCAAGAGGTGCACTGGTTCCGGGGATAAAGGATCTTCGCAGTGGAGTCGATACACTGGAAGATTCCTCTTTGAAAGTCTCTTTCTCAGATCCGGACGATGTCGTCAAAGAAGAGATTAAGAAAATGGACCTTACGTCTGGCGGTCTATTGCTTGATGATATAATAAGGGATCCACGTATAGTGAAGACAAGAGTCGGTGATGAGGCCGAGTCTAAATTAGGACAGTTGCTTGAAAATATCGATTTTACGAAATATGTTCCTGTTAACGCTTCCTATGTACTTTCCGATGATGCAGCGATGGTGGTATCCGAGTCTGCGATGACTGAATATGGTCATGCAGTTGAAACAGTGACCGAATCTGAAAAGAAAACATCGGATGATACTCTAATAGATGTGGTTCAGAAGTCCGACGGTTCTGAAAAAACAGATATGCCCGTTTCTGATAATTCTAACGATATAGTGCCTGTTAAAAAATCTAAGGAAACAGGAGCTACTGAAAAAATGGACATGTCTGAGGACTCAGTAGTAGTGGATGATGCTGAGCATAGTGATAAAAAGCAGGTCAAAGCTAAAAAAACAGAGCCTGAAACTGTAAAACCCCGCCAGTACAATCTGGGTGATTACCTTTGA
- a CDS encoding AAA family ATPase, whose protein sequence is MLKRLNVENIRSYKELDISFKNGVTVVSGVNGSGKSSLLEACFTGLFGSKTLDKDFVLSDIITKGALKASILLEFEQNGHNYSIEQSFRNDPEKGRASNTKSIFRKDGDIIFDQATRTYESVTSLLNMDEEAYRNCVYIRQGEIDVLINSKPKDRQKMIDDLLQLGKLEEYRERSSSARVGVGRHQRDNERRIKEFGAEIKLVEDTDPSGRLATLKTRAGQIDSEMASFNEKRDRTRSLIDEVTKKLSELSELSDRKKSVEQQIKELTDRKSKSFQSIDSFSKDIRSHKELLESRQVRVSEIESQLKANSKDIESLIVQMDEAERSLRDALSELKSKKAVSEKDLLSIAQSVKDSEKQIKSIEDTAKDADSKIKGVYSEIEKHKVSIAGLEDKHKNILSKIVSLGFILEKLENIDEVLDLVNDQQKRFYGRESKLKVKISELKSRIEKSKQLLAAGKCPTCGQELKGSCVEQSSVSDNETIKQLEAELSELKVKQAEAEARVDKVKSARACKSDIDVVLRDIESAKEAIDRDNKRIEEYKLHLREDELKIKELLSGKEVLEKTIDGTKIKVEGLRQEEELTLKEHSKSLERLGLAREMQKIMGEFEKITSEIRQMNEKIKGIQEMISLFEGQIGEKKESVKDIDEKIGKFDKKELESFSKDYSFAFSKINSEIDRLKLEKGEVMKKEGMAENDRTRLSGLKKNLDMLKNRADYLNAVYSDAENLESMYMRIRAQLRSSNIQTLDRLINEIFSFMYSNNAYSHVMLDADYNLTVFEKDGTALEPKLLSGGERALFNLVLRCAIYRLLSLGTSSHDGAGLPPLIMDEPTVFLDRGHVHQLIKLIDMMRDIGVAQILIVSHDESLIDSADHVFAVEKDPVTNNSAIYAR, encoded by the coding sequence ATGTTAAAACGATTAAATGTTGAGAATATCAGGAGCTATAAGGAACTGGACATTTCGTTCAAGAATGGTGTCACAGTGGTATCAGGTGTTAACGGAAGTGGTAAATCCAGTCTTCTGGAGGCATGTTTCACAGGACTTTTTGGAAGCAAGACTCTGGATAAGGACTTCGTACTTTCCGATATCATCACCAAGGGTGCTTTAAAGGCATCAATATTGCTTGAATTCGAGCAGAATGGACATAATTATTCTATAGAGCAGTCTTTCAGGAACGACCCGGAAAAAGGACGTGCTTCCAATACTAAATCCATCTTCAGGAAGGATGGAGATATCATATTTGACCAGGCAACGCGGACCTATGAATCAGTGACATCCCTTTTGAATATGGATGAAGAAGCTTACAGGAATTGTGTTTACATACGCCAGGGTGAAATCGATGTTCTCATCAACTCCAAACCCAAAGACCGCCAGAAAATGATAGATGACCTCCTGCAACTTGGCAAACTGGAAGAGTACCGGGAACGATCTTCAAGTGCCAGGGTTGGAGTTGGGCGGCATCAACGTGATAATGAAAGACGTATCAAGGAATTTGGCGCGGAGATAAAGCTCGTAGAGGATACTGATCCCAGTGGTAGGCTGGCAACTCTGAAGACCAGAGCCGGGCAAATTGATTCTGAAATGGCTTCGTTCAATGAAAAGAGGGACCGCACACGTTCCCTGATAGATGAGGTCACGAAAAAACTTTCGGAGTTAAGTGAACTCTCCGACAGGAAAAAGTCGGTGGAACAACAGATAAAAGAGCTTACTGACAGAAAATCAAAATCATTCCAATCCATTGATTCATTTTCAAAAGACATTCGTTCTCATAAGGAACTTCTTGAATCCAGACAGGTGAGAGTTTCTGAAATAGAGTCTCAGTTGAAGGCTAACTCAAAAGATATTGAATCCCTGATCGTTCAGATGGATGAAGCTGAACGTTCTTTACGGGACGCTCTTAGCGAGCTGAAAAGTAAAAAAGCAGTTTCTGAAAAAGATCTTCTCAGCATTGCTCAGTCTGTGAAAGATTCGGAAAAACAGATAAAGTCCATTGAGGATACGGCAAAAGATGCTGACTCCAAAATAAAAGGCGTTTATTCTGAGATCGAGAAACACAAAGTCAGCATTGCAGGACTTGAGGATAAACACAAGAATATTTTGTCTAAAATAGTTTCTCTGGGTTTCATTCTTGAAAAACTTGAAAACATCGATGAGGTTCTCGACCTTGTAAATGACCAGCAAAAAAGGTTCTATGGCAGGGAATCTAAACTCAAGGTGAAGATATCTGAACTTAAAAGCAGGATTGAAAAATCAAAACAACTTCTGGCAGCTGGAAAGTGCCCCACATGTGGGCAGGAACTCAAAGGTTCATGTGTGGAGCAGTCCAGTGTTTCAGATAATGAAACAATAAAGCAACTGGAAGCAGAACTATCTGAACTTAAGGTCAAGCAGGCCGAAGCTGAAGCAAGGGTTGATAAGGTCAAATCAGCTCGCGCTTGTAAATCAGACATTGATGTTGTTCTCAGGGATATCGAGTCTGCGAAAGAGGCTATTGACAGGGATAACAAGAGGATTGAAGAGTATAAGCTGCACCTCAGGGAAGATGAGCTGAAAATAAAGGAACTTCTGTCCGGGAAGGAAGTACTGGAAAAGACCATCGACGGGACAAAAATAAAGGTAGAAGGGTTAAGGCAGGAAGAGGAATTAACCTTAAAAGAGCATTCAAAGTCCCTGGAACGCCTTGGTCTTGCCCGGGAAATGCAGAAAATAATGGGAGAGTTCGAGAAGATAACTTCCGAAATAAGGCAGATGAATGAGAAAATCAAAGGTATTCAGGAAATGATCTCACTCTTTGAAGGGCAGATAGGGGAGAAAAAAGAATCTGTAAAGGATATTGATGAGAAGATTGGAAAATTCGATAAGAAAGAGCTCGAATCTTTTAGCAAAGATTATAGTTTTGCTTTTAGCAAGATCAATTCGGAAATTGATAGGCTGAAGCTTGAAAAAGGCGAGGTAATGAAGAAAGAGGGAATGGCTGAAAATGACAGGACCCGACTTTCAGGCCTCAAAAAGAATCTGGATATGCTAAAGAACCGGGCTGATTATCTCAATGCTGTTTATTCTGATGCTGAGAACCTTGAAAGTATGTACATGCGAATACGTGCGCAACTGCGTTCCAGCAATATACAGACGCTTGACCGGCTGATAAACGAAATATTCTCGTTCATGTATTCAAATAATGCTTATTCTCATGTAATGCTGGACGCAGATTATAATCTCACGGTGTTCGAAAAGGATGGCACTGCTCTTGAACCCAAGCTTCTCAGCGGCGGAGAGCGTGCTTTATTCAATCTGGTACTTCGCTGTGCAATATATCGCCTGCTCTCACTTGGTACTTCATCTCATGATGGTGCCGGGCTTCCACCTCTTATCATGGACGAACCCACAGTATTCCTTGATAGGGGTCATGTGCACCAGCTAATAAAGCTCATAGACATGATGCGGGACATAGGTGTGGCACAAATTCTCATAGTTTCCCACGACGAATCCCTTATTGACTCGGCTGATCATGTATTTGCGGTTGAGAAAGACCCAGTGACAAATAATTCAGCCATATATGCAAGATAA